The Solea senegalensis isolate Sse05_10M linkage group LG14, IFAPA_SoseM_1, whole genome shotgun sequence genomic sequence ctatcgatctatctatctatccaagCAAAATGCATTAGCAGAGATGGTGAAGTACAGTCTTTCACTGGATCAGTAAAAAACTAGCAGCTCATATTTGATGTATATTAGCAATATTGGTCTCCATGGTCTCCAAAGGATGAATTCTATTTCAGTTGaaaatctgacttttctttGAGTTTGATTTTGTGGTATTGATgtatatgtaatgtatatatCTTGACAATTAGTCAAGTTTTCTGGAATCTCCCCAAATTTCATATCTGACAGTATTTAGATggagtggttaagactggtaccctgtgtgcaaaaaacatcatggtcacaagttcgactccacccctcaCTGATTGGGCGCCATCATCCGCAGGGACGCCGAAAACGGAggaaattttttttaattttcattataaatactacttttttttcaccagtgccattattactattattttgaaatattatataagcccacagcaacataaagtcATAGCAAAGACtattaaataatgcagaagCCTTTATCTCTGGGTGCAACGAGCCGTTGCTCTGTACCTGCCCTCTgtgaggggggcggggtcaagAGGCCAGCTGCCTGAATCTGACCGTGAcccagagacaaagaaaaagattaatgaCACTGTATCGGAATTATGTCTAAAAGACTGAAGCCATCTGGCGCCcaaggaaggaaaagaaggaaagaagaggaagaaaaacgtgAAAAAGATAGAGGTACAGTAATGTCAATGTGATGAAGTGCATGAAATTAATAGTTTACTGCATCGTAGTTACCGTTGTTCGAGCAGagtgttagcttgctagcttacTTCGGACGATAGCAacattgtttaataatcaataaatagctGGGTCGACGTGTGTTAATGTTACTCCACCTTAAATTCATCAGGGACGTTTGGAAACTTAACGTTAGGCCTGTTCAGGTGTTATTTTACAGGTGTCTTTCCTGCTTGTATGtcagttaaaatgcttttagttGTCCATCCCCTTTGTAATAGGGTGGTTGTAAGCCTTTGGTCTTACgtgtcacagtttatgtttgttaaagtttacatcagtgttaaaGTGCAGTTAAAGTGTATTACAGTTAATATTTCATACCTTAGCTGTCCCATATCATTCATAGgctatgtatacatatatattaatttcACTGCACTTTACTGGTTTTTGAACTCTGGTTAGATTGAATTGcattgcaatgacaataaagttgaatgaatctcatcacattttcattattagtctaTATTAGTCTCATGTATAGCACACCAaacatctgttgttgtttttttattaaaatgtaacatgcaGTCGTCACAtatacttctcttctctcttcagatgcacttttaaaatatttcagtaccacccccagtgacacagcatcagATGCTGCTGTCCCCTCTACCTCTGCACAGCCCAGTGACACAGCAGTACATGTCCGTTTCATGTACATGCATCTTTTGTTTCAataaagttggtgaaaaaaacctaaaaaatacATCTGAGATATTTGTTCTTCATTTATGAAGAGGAGTCATGTCATCCATCTTTACATACTGTCTAGATCTGAGTCTCAGCCGTTCATGCTAAATTTCCAGatacttaaaggtacagtatgcaatttttaagtgaaattaaataaaatagtttttgtggttgtatgaattgttgttttatattacaCCCAAATAAgacttatatttatatcaggagtcCGATGCGCTCAACGGAGGTGGCCACTTTGGACCACCGTGTTTTTATAGTAGCCCACAACAGACAaattaaacatcttttgagttttgatgccaACTAAAGACTACATAGGTGTGAGATATTATGCAGCTTCAACATGCAAAACCACCGATAAATGTTGCAAAATTTTACATAGTGTACCTTTAAAGTCTCTGGATGGAAAGAAAAAACGCTTTTTACCCACTGGCTACCAGGTGGCTTTCACaattttaatgaaaaatgttCAGAAGAACAATAAATGCTGTGAGATAACGCTGGGTTTTGAAGGTCTGATGCGTTTTTTTATCTGTTAGAGAGAAAGGTGCATAAGTCTAATAAATAAACAGGATTGtcaaatgtcagtgtgtgagagGCTAACAGGCCAGAAATCATTTAAGGAGGACCCTGGCGGTGTTTTAACGTGACGATGGCTTCCATCAGTTTTGACCTGCATTAACTGCACTCTGTCATCTGCGCTTGGTCTACAGCAAAATATCAGGAATGCGACATTTTCTTGGCCCAGTGCAGTAGCAGGAGTTTTCAAATTGACACATTTTGCCATCAGCTTGGAGCTTTGCTACTGGAGCTGCGTCCCCTGCAGATTACTTCCTCTTGCAGAGGTTATCCTGCAGTAAGAGGGACATCTTTTACAAAAAGCccaaaatgttgttgtttcacaACATGCAGCAATATGGCTGCactattctcacacacacacgcatgcactaCTAACTAATTTGAGTGTTGTTATTATGCAAGTACAGCACAAATTGCCCAAGACCAAGTGAATCTATTTATAGCTGATAGTGtaatttgtattgttaatgGTAATGTGCTATTAGTTTGTTCCATTTGGCACAGATGCATTAATGGGCTCCTGTGAACCATTTCAGTCAGTCTGAGCCCACATGCTGCACTTTGTGGACCTTTTAGAAGTACAACGGCACCCTCTTGTGGCGTACAGCACAAcagcaaaagagaaaacaaagtcagGCACTTTGCACCAGCTGGGGCCAAGGTTATGACAGAGGCAAgtgtttccccctttttttgcagatacaaaagaaaaacagttgtgACAGGAACAAAACCTTCAGAGTccataaagtgaaaaaaaaagtcattaacaACTCCAACAACTGACAAACAACAACGGAGCGGCCTAGACTTTTGAAATTTTGTGTTCCTAATTAACCTGCAAGCTCATCAACCACAATCAATATAGACCAtagcccttttttttctctgattgAGATGAAGTAATTATCACACTGTATTCATCTTATTAATGAAACAATGTTCCAATATGCCTGCAGCAAAACTGTTAATTGAGTTCTATTTTCTGAGACGAGCAGCCTCACCTTGTATCCATGGCCACAGCTGACTTCAGCAGATCGTCCCATCCCAGTCTGTTATCTGAAGCTTTCAGTGGTTAAGTGTTAGACATAGTAAGATACAGAGGCagattatatctatctatctatctatctatctatctatctatctatacaatTAATCACTGGTGTAAGAACTCTTTTCCAGTGTCTATCATAGCTCGATAATCACATGAAAATTGCATTTAGATTGActcctctttttatttatgtatgtatttatttaccctCTAAATGGGACTGTTTTAGTTATATTCTATTGGTTTTgtataatgttttctttcttgtatGTTTGTACCCTGTACACCCGGTGCTGTTTGCTAATGGGTCTAGCCTGAGCCTTGTAGCTCAAGACAAATGTCCCAATGAGgacaatacagtatatatctatctatcttaaATCAACATGGAATATAAATCAGGAACAATTTTTGATAATTCACCATTGAAttctgttattttaattatatatccTCTCCCTATAACTCTTGGGCTTCAGCTAACTGccattttgacacaaaaactcaaaaaactTGACACTTTTTAACTCAAAAATAACTTGTCTTTAAATTGTACTCTTTAAATTTTGCCTGGAGGCCAAATAATTTGCATCCAATTCTTTAATTTATGCCCAAATGATATTTCAAAGTCCAATCACATTAGCAGGCTAGCATGGGTCAAACATTAGCATTTTGCGCAGTTGGCTAGTTAGAGACTCTCAGAGCTGCTAGGTTACGATCAGTTATATAGGGtgttaaaatcaaacaatgGATTCACAGAATTTCTAAGAGAATTTCTCAGGTAAATGAGCacaatataatattaatgtGAGATCTTGCAGACATTTGGCCATAACGTCATATTGTGTgcatatgaaataataatcatccGGAACAAAGTCATCAATGTCAGGTTGAGGCAGGGATTGAGTACAcctttaaacttttattttagtgtggtCGCAGTCTGTACAAAATTTTTttgatttgtgtcttttttctttggGTTAGGGTATTTTTGCATTTATGAGGTGACGTAGGAATAAAAGTAAAGTTACCATAGCCACAATTCCTCACATTATGTCAGCAATAATGAAAGGTACTAattgttcaatttaaaaatatggCACTGAATTTAGTTGTTACTGACTGATAAACTGTGCAAAACCTAACATAAGCCTAGCATAATTTCTACTCATTAAAACCATCAGAAAAGCAACAACATATCATAGAAACTACTATGACAACACAATGAGACggttttgtatttatgttcaGGTCGTTCATTAAGTATTGTCGcgtaaatcaaaacaaaaagacagcaaaTGCATTCAATAGTAATTcatcaaaataagagcaaacaTGATTGTAGGATGCTTGTAATATCAAAAAAATTGCATTGAAGGCACTATCAGTTCAACTTCTCTTGGTCATTCCGCTGGAAATGTTAAGCCTGCTGTGACCAAATCAAACCAAGTCTTACCCTGTATATTTGAATCTTTTCACCGTTACGTACCTCAGTTTCCTTCCTCATCAACAGGCAGTTTGGTCACGACCCACGTCACCATCTCTGTGATAAAAGTGGAGAACATCTCAGTGGGATAAAAAGGTATTCACGCACCAAAGGACGCAATGGTTCCATCAGATATCTGATGTTTGGTCCGAAATTGCATCACTGCACATGAATGCAGCTAATGTATGAACtgatttttttccaaatttttttacaatttcacCTTCTGTAATTTGTAAACATGTTACTAGTACATTGAggagtgtaaaaacaaaaccatgatagttcagggtttgaGGTGTAGTTGTGAAGTATTGACACATTCTCGGAATCAGCTTGAGTAAGAACACAAGGtgaaactgattttagccacttaccAAAATGCTCACCTAATAAAGTCTAGGTCAAACCAAGTCTAAGATAatttaagaatgtgtttgcctCTCTATCTTTCCattagacagactttttcaactgaaactgaagtttgtgttgctttaaaaactGCCCAATGTCCatagaaaaaaaccccacacaggCATTATTAACCCACTGCTACATCCACCGGTaagtttaaatgtattattttgataCTGTGTTCACTGAAATCCTTTCTTTGAATttacacaaacttaccaaactaTGCAGCAGTAGACAAGCAGCAGTGTTAAAAACACATAGTTCATCTTTGGGCTGTGGTGTGGGAGGGTTTATGgtttaaaaatattcaatttctagTAAGAAAAGAATGTCAACCAGTGAGATAAAGAGCTTATGTATTAATacatcatacaaacacacttcaaaaacctgaccatctttaaaaatgttgcaCTTGTTGaggttttctgcttttctctcacGGGTCCAAACTAACTCAACAACTGAGTTGGGTTTGGGTTTAGACATTGACTAAACAGTTCAGCATGACAGGAAAAATTCTTTCTCAGAGCTCAGACTGACTGTTTATGCCCATATAGGTTCCTCAGCAGCTATACAGCAATAacaatgttttcacacattccTGGAAGAAACTCCACTGTCCAGCCTGAAAAAGGCTTTTCTGTACTCAATCTACAGAAAACACTGACGCACATGAACAAAGAATCCAGCATTCATCAGTGCAATGTAGTGTTTCCCCCTGTTTCCCAGTGTATACAACTTCTAATGAGAGATTTTGTTAATGCAGCCCTTATCAGCATTTTCTGGCTCCACAATCAGTTCACTTTGGGGTAGATCTTCTCATAGAAGAAGTTCTGGCCCAGGATATAAAGTTCTCCGTCTTTTTCCCGGACGGCGTGGGCTCGCACAAACTGGAACTGCTCGAGAGCAAATTCGTAAAACTCATTTTCGAGTTTCCAGATGTCAGACTGCTGCAGCTTGGCTATCGTCTCTTTGGTGGGAGGCTTCTTCTCAGTGGTCTTTCGCAGATGGGACTTCTTTCCTGAAGAGACACACAACagttaaagaggccatagcatggtcctatctcacttatttGTGAGATAaagaggtgtacttacaaacatgaaattgtttttatggtcaaaaatgtcctagtcGCTACAACGCGCTGATGTAAATGTCCCTAACCCATacccctaatcctaaccctctggaaaggcggatgcaccactagcaattatcaaaacattgagtaatgctgTCGTCACAACCCCTCGCCgtttgatccggagtctgagccaaagtcagaagacactgtgacaagtggaAGATTGccgcaggacgcctgtagcttggataacgttgtggttaccaagatgataaacacacatgcaaatgaaacacgagcgtagcgtgtagcttagcctgtagccggctatcgctaatgctaaacgacaaaacaagcacacaaagacagttttacggtttgtaaaaattgtaatatacatattgttggcactgcttcttcctttaggtgaagtttggtgctgggtactgctttatattgctactttcaaccgtagaagaagaagaagaaatactctcattgtagctgctgagtgtATCGGTTGTatggagctcagcagctacaacgagagtagctGTTCTTCTTCTaaggttgaaagtacgtcaccagATGTGGACTAGGAGGCGCTACTGTttaggagtggtgaaattcgtCAGTGACAtaactagtcaacggaagtgccgttccgcttcgtagagctcaggaaaacaatcacaccctgcgctctcagcagtagctaaactgattgttatggacttttagggcttcataaaggaggtaatgacgcagatacacaccaaaacgcagcgttaattggcacttctgGGCTATGTCCTCTTTAAAGGCTTTTATTACAGTGGAAATGAAGCATCGATCTATGACTGTGATTCATTTAGTTTTGATCTTGGACAATATTAAGTAGAATAATCAACAGTTTCTCATTGCAAAATTGTAAGTCAACACAAGTTAGGAAAATAATACATTGGCAACCGCAGCTGAAAAAGCTACTGCATTTAGAGTAGTAGTACAGCTGCTGAAGTCAACCCCCGATGCAACAGTCTGGCAACAATAACCGCAAATACCAAACACAGATGCCACTGTGTCAGGCTACAGTAGTTGCTAACATTAAACACTGATACCAGAGCATTTAGCTACATTAGTTGCTGCCATCAAAAACAGATGCTTATGTCAAACAGATAGGCAAGACATATTGGTACTACAAGTGCAAACtgaactgtaaaaaaacaacccattcAATACACAAGCGGGCGTAAACCGCAATATTTTGGTacattaaatgtgtatatattctCTACAAATAGATTCTGTATGGAGTGGACTGCAACCGTGTTTATACATGACTTATTCTTTCCCATTTTCATGAACGCACCGTTAGCTGTCCAATGTAGGAATGATACGTCACACAATGTTAGGGGAGCTGGAAACAAAACGGAAGCCAAACAATATAGCGTTAGTGTTGGAGAGAACAGCTATTGGAGGaaggaaacaaatgtttaaGGCTGCACTGACATCTATTAAATCAGCTGTGTGGCTCCACTAGCGTCAACTGTGGCAGCAACAGAGCGAAGCTCgtcaataaaacatgaatgcCCATTCACGGCAATGTTAAACACTGACGCAACTATGTCTGGCTACAGTGGCTGCTGACGTTGGTGTCTGGAAAGCTACTGTAGCTGAGATTGGAACAGCACCCtgcgcaaccctcatgtggaggataaagtggtaaaagacagatggatggatactggaaagcaAAGAAATAGAGCTTTACACtgatatacttgtcattacggtagcccccAGGACTTCCACGGAGCGACTGTCcagtcacagacaagattcaccaatgcgtcacatgtttgtgagtaagcttctcagtaccgtattCCTGAACGGTTGAATACCtcccagatattgaaagtgagcTATCTTGGAAAAAGAGGCATAAAAGGgtagaagcactcactcactgcacaTCTTttactacagccataaaatctaaataaatccaggcggcctgattgTCATGATGTCCTCAGAGGGTTAAAGAGCAGCATGAATGCTATGTACCCGATTTGTAAAGCTCAGCAGCTCCCCTGAAGAATCGAGGCAGCGTTGCTTCCAGGATCATGATAAAATCCTCCAGCTCCTCAGTTACTCCAACCAGCAGATACTCGTTCACCAGGTTGTATTTGGCCTGTTCCAGAGCCCACCGACTGCCTGCGTTCCTGCACAGAATCATGAAAAAACtaatattgatatttgtgtAAGTTTCACATCATAATTTTGCAAATGAATACGAAGTGCACTCTCCTTTTATGCACTACAACACAAAAGGTGCCGTCCACTCACCAGCACTCTGACTGGTGCCCGCAGAAGAAGGGAATCTGCAGCCAGAGTTTCTCAGGGGCACAGTCAGATCCTCCTGATGACACACACTCGTCAAAGGTCTGaaagacaaaagcaaacatgtgcttttataaaccacacacatgcagccatCAAACAACATTTGAACCCCATTTGAAAAGACCTCCTGACCTTCTACAGACTCgtcagaaagaaaaaacattacagTGATAAATGGAGGACTcaaggtgtatgtgtgttatgtgGCGTTGGCAAAGAAAGGGAACCTGGAGCGGCATTTTAAAACAGTACACGGGAGCTACGAGAGGGATTTCCCTACAAAAACGCCTTTACGTGCCACAAAAGTCCGGGACTTGAAAGCACAGCATGCCGCACGGCAGTCTATCTTCACCAAGCCGAAGAGCCAGGGTAACGCCGCAACTATTGCCTCCTATCGCGTCAGTCACATTCTTGCTAAGCACAAGAAGCCATTCAAAGACGGCGATATGGTGAAGGAAGCCTTTCTCGAGGCAGCGGATAGCCTTTTTGCCAACTTTAAAAATAGAAGAGATCGTGAAGGCCATTAAAGAAGTACAACTCTCCcgacaggcagagacagagaagcagaggcagagagagagagagggacaagcagagacacagagagagagaaggacaggcagagacaaagagagacagacagagagagagggcaaggCAGTCCctgtatattttgtatattatatctacctgttttgtatctgttttattattgtgtttggTTCATATTAAggtcagttacacacacattgtcCCTCATGCACACCTTACACTACTGACTGCACTGATATTCAAACTATATGTGTATAGTAGTATTACATATAGTAAGTATAGTAATTATGTAGTAAATATTTAGCTGTTCATTTCCTAAATTTGACTTTTGTTCAATAAATTACTTTGTTACTCCTTAAAGTGGTGTATCTCGCATATTTGTCATGCCTTTAGAGTCAGGGTGTGACAGAGGTTAGTTACTGCATGCTGGAAACGATGCGTGTGGGTTTGAAATGTTGACACTGGACTGGTTGATCTCGGGCCACCTCTTGACCAGATTCAATGCTCATTGACCCCAagatcatttgagtttgacacccctggtatacATGCTCTCAGTATAAttgttttatcaacaatctctgctgctacCCGTATACATGACATCGTACTACTacttcctttcaccccaaccagtcgtggcagatgctgcacatttttgagtctggttctgtcattGAGTTCCTTCTCATGTTTTCTCTCCATCGACGCCTAGTGCCGAGCTCACTCTATGGtttggtttctctgctctctataatgttgaaaaaaagtcaGTACATATGACCTCACCACAAGTCGAATCCTGCTTCCCAGCCAAGTAGTTTTTCATGTTGGCGAACAGAAatccaggagaagaagaaaaatttacctttttgtctccttgttttCTTCGTCGAAGGCCTGGTCTGTAGTCGTCCCCAAAACGCAGGAAGTAGTAGTAGGACACCAGCCGCTCTATTGGTTCTCGCACCACATTTATGTACATCGGTTTTCCCTTCACACCGTATCTACACATAAAGTAAATAATTCACATATGATGTACTTCTCAGTGTgagtgacaaaaaagaaaacaggcagagaaaatacaggaaaGATGTGTCGTTAAGGGTGCAACCACTCAGGAGTGGAAGCAGGAACCAGCTGCTAAGACAATTTTCTTCATTGAGTAACCTGTCAATTATTGTCttgataaaaattaaaaacatcatattaaataaattaaaaaaacatcctcaaacatcttgttttgtccgcaCAACAAAGACATTCAGTTCACTGTCTGAAAGGAACCAAGAAACCAGACcatgttcatatttaagaagctgaaatcatttaaaaaagaccAAGACTAACTGAACGGGATCTCAGTCTCAAAAACCCTTGCTCTATTAGGGTAATTACCTGCGATAAGAGAAGTGATAGTGACTGGGGAGATACGAACAACAGCTATTAA encodes the following:
- the LOC122781171 gene encoding heparan sulfate 2-O-sulfotransferase 1-like, which translates into the protein MGLLRIMMPPKTQLVAVLLFAVAMLFIENQIQNLEESRTKLERAIARHEVAEVEQRHTEGLGRDFSAQAEKDDMVIIYNRVPKTASTSFTNIAYDLCGKNHFHVLHINTTKNNPVMSLQDQVRFVRNVTTWRVMKPGFYHGHVAYLDFSKYGVKGKPMYINVVREPIERLVSYYYFLRFGDDYRPGLRRRKQGDKKTFDECVSSGGSDCAPEKLWLQIPFFCGHQSECWNAGSRWALEQAKYNLVNEYLLVGVTEELEDFIMILEATLPRFFRGAAELYKSGKKSHLRKTTEKKPPTKETIAKLQQSDIWKLENEFYEFALEQFQFVRAHAVREKDGELYILGQNFFYEKIYPKVN